A window from Haloarchaeobius amylolyticus encodes these proteins:
- a CDS encoding ABC transporter ATP-binding protein, with product MRPILELDGLTKHFSESDSLIRRLRPDQRVRTVRAVDDVDLAVRDGETLGLVGESGCGKSTLARTAVRLLDPTAGEVHFDGTEVTALSHSELREFRGEVQMIFQDPFASLNPRYTVAKTLMEPMRVHGIGTNDLERRDRAADLLERCGLAAEHLDRHPHEFSGGQRQRIAIARALSVEPDMLVADEPVSALDVSVQAQILNLLSELREEMGLSMLFISHDMSVVRRVCDRVAVMYLGEIVETAPTGELFTDPQHPYTQALLSSIPVPDPTVERERVHLEGDVPTPIDPPSGCRFHPRCPKVIPPADWPGDQPAWRRVLSVKRRIVGDELDPGATRSHLKSEGRDAGDGAVVEELYAEHVTRVDVADAETVTLPDGARESVRKALERLVAGDREGAVALLDESYSTPCAQSAPELDAHGGADHRVACHLHDPDIADRAGTASAAIGEYAADGGPGGGEQ from the coding sequence ATGAGACCGATACTCGAACTCGATGGCCTGACGAAGCACTTCAGCGAGAGCGACTCGCTCATCCGGCGGCTCCGGCCGGACCAGCGCGTCCGGACGGTCCGGGCGGTCGACGACGTGGACCTCGCGGTCCGCGACGGTGAGACCCTCGGGCTGGTCGGCGAGTCCGGCTGCGGGAAGTCGACCCTCGCCCGGACCGCAGTGCGGCTCCTCGACCCGACCGCCGGCGAGGTCCACTTCGACGGGACCGAGGTGACCGCCCTCTCGCACTCGGAGCTGCGCGAGTTCCGCGGCGAGGTCCAGATGATCTTCCAGGACCCCTTCGCCTCGCTGAACCCGCGCTACACCGTCGCCAAGACGCTCATGGAGCCGATGCGCGTCCACGGTATCGGGACGAACGACCTGGAGCGCCGCGACCGCGCCGCCGACCTGCTGGAACGGTGTGGCCTCGCGGCCGAACACCTCGACCGCCACCCCCACGAGTTCTCCGGCGGCCAGCGCCAGCGCATCGCCATCGCGCGGGCGCTCTCGGTCGAACCGGACATGCTCGTGGCCGACGAACCCGTCTCGGCGCTCGACGTCTCCGTGCAGGCCCAGATACTCAACCTGCTCTCGGAGCTGCGCGAGGAGATGGGCCTGTCGATGCTGTTCATCAGCCACGACATGTCCGTCGTGCGCCGGGTGTGCGACCGCGTCGCCGTGATGTACCTCGGCGAGATCGTCGAGACGGCGCCGACGGGCGAGCTGTTCACCGACCCGCAACACCCCTACACGCAGGCGCTCCTGTCCTCGATTCCGGTCCCCGACCCGACGGTCGAGCGCGAACGCGTCCACCTCGAAGGGGACGTGCCGACGCCCATCGACCCGCCTTCTGGGTGCCGGTTCCACCCGCGCTGTCCGAAGGTCATCCCACCCGCAGACTGGCCCGGCGACCAGCCCGCCTGGCGGCGCGTCCTCAGCGTGAAACGGCGCATCGTGGGCGACGAACTCGACCCCGGCGCGACCCGCTCGCACCTGAAGAGCGAGGGCCGCGACGCCGGCGACGGGGCGGTCGTCGAGGAACTCTACGCCGAACACGTCACCCGGGTCGACGTGGCCGACGCGGAGACGGTCACGCTCCCCGACGGGGCACGCGAGAGCGTCCGGAAGGCCCTCGAGCGACTGGTCGCTGGCGACCGCGAGGGCGCAGTCGCCCTGCTCGACGAGTCCTACAGCACGCCCTGTGCGCAGTCGGCTCCCGAACTCGACGCCCACGGGGGAGCCGACCACCGGGTCGCCTGTCACCTGCACGACCCGGACATCGCCGACCGGGCCGGCACGGCGTCGGCTGCTATCGGTGAGTATGCGGCCGACGGCGGCCCCGGAGGTGGCGAGCAATGA
- a CDS encoding alpha-ketoacid dehydrogenase subunit beta, whose protein sequence is MSQATHSDESAQETESMTLVEGVRDALHHEMARDEKVMVLGEDVGKNGGVFRATEGLYEEFGEERVVDTPLAESGIVGSGIGLALSGMKPVAEMQFMGFMYPAFDQLVSHASRIRSRTEGKHNCQMVVRAPYGGGIRAPEHHSESKEAFFVHEPGLKVVTPSTPYDAKGLLLASIRDPDPVIFLEPKLIYRAFRQDVPTGDYEVSLGEAAVRREGSDISVYTWGAMTRPTMVAAEELSEDGIEVEVVDLRTLSPLDIDTIAESFKKTGRAAVVHEAPKTGGVGAEITSIIQEEALLYQEAPVKRISGMDAPMPLHALEDYYLPQALSIKEGILEAVEF, encoded by the coding sequence ATGAGTCAGGCCACCCACTCCGACGAGTCCGCACAGGAGACCGAGTCGATGACCCTGGTCGAGGGCGTCCGCGACGCGCTCCACCACGAGATGGCGCGCGACGAGAAGGTGATGGTCCTCGGCGAGGACGTCGGCAAGAACGGGGGCGTGTTCCGTGCGACCGAGGGGCTGTACGAGGAGTTCGGCGAGGAGCGCGTGGTCGACACGCCGCTGGCCGAGTCCGGCATCGTCGGTTCCGGTATCGGGCTCGCCCTGAGCGGGATGAAGCCGGTGGCCGAGATGCAGTTCATGGGGTTCATGTACCCCGCGTTCGACCAGCTGGTCAGTCACGCCTCGCGCATCCGGAGCCGGACCGAGGGCAAGCACAACTGCCAGATGGTGGTTCGCGCACCCTACGGCGGCGGCATCCGCGCCCCGGAGCACCACTCCGAGTCCAAGGAGGCGTTCTTCGTCCACGAGCCCGGGCTGAAGGTCGTCACGCCGAGCACGCCCTACGACGCGAAGGGCCTGCTGCTGGCCTCTATCCGCGACCCCGACCCGGTCATCTTCCTCGAGCCGAAGCTCATCTACCGCGCCTTCCGGCAGGACGTGCCCACGGGCGACTACGAGGTGTCCCTCGGCGAGGCCGCGGTCCGCCGCGAGGGGTCGGACATCTCGGTGTACACCTGGGGCGCGATGACCCGACCGACGATGGTCGCCGCGGAGGAACTCTCCGAGGACGGCATCGAGGTCGAGGTCGTCGACCTGCGGACGCTCTCCCCGCTCGACATCGACACCATCGCGGAGTCGTTCAAGAAGACGGGCCGCGCCGCGGTCGTCCACGAGGCCCCGAAGACCGGCGGGGTCGGCGCGGAGATCACCTCCATCATCCAGGAGGAGGCGCTGCTCTACCAGGAGGCGCCGGTCAAGCGCATCTCCGGCATGGACGCGCCGATGCCCCTGCACGCGCTGGAGGACTACTACCTCCCGCAGGCACTCAGCATCAAGGAGGGTATCCTCGAGGCCGTCGAGTTCTGA
- the pdhA gene encoding pyruvate dehydrogenase (acetyl-transferring) E1 component subunit alpha yields MSTQHEAESETQQHPIAQQSDDDELVQVLDAEGRVLPNAEVPDLSEEELLSMYRDIKLARRYDQRAISFQRQGRIATYAPMTGQEGSQVATSYALDEQDWLFPTYRDHAAKYVHGMELYSLLSPLQGHREGYSIPDDVNVLPEYIPIATQIPQAMGMAWGYQLQGETDRACLCHFGDGATSEGDFHEGLNFAGVFDAPAVFVCNNNQWAISVPREKQTASETIAQKADGYGIEGVRVDGMDPLAVYQVTREAILKAKNPGPDESRPTLIESVQYRYGAHTTADDPSVYRDGDEAERWRDWDPVDRLEGYLRREDILDDELAAEIDEDIEAEIQEAIQRATQTSSDPEDIVDHVYEEKTPQLEQQLEELNELREKYGDDALVEMGE; encoded by the coding sequence ATGAGCACCCAACACGAAGCCGAATCCGAAACGCAGCAACACCCGATAGCACAGCAATCCGACGACGACGAACTCGTCCAGGTACTCGACGCGGAGGGTCGCGTCCTCCCCAACGCGGAGGTCCCCGACCTCTCCGAGGAGGAACTCCTCTCGATGTACCGCGACATCAAGCTCGCGCGCCGCTACGACCAGCGCGCCATCAGTTTCCAGCGGCAGGGTCGCATCGCGACCTACGCGCCGATGACGGGCCAGGAGGGCTCGCAGGTGGCGACGAGCTATGCCTTGGACGAGCAGGACTGGCTGTTCCCGACGTACCGCGACCACGCCGCGAAGTACGTCCACGGGATGGAGCTGTACTCCCTGCTCTCGCCCCTGCAGGGCCACCGCGAAGGGTACTCGATTCCGGATGACGTGAACGTGCTCCCGGAGTACATCCCCATCGCCACGCAGATCCCGCAGGCCATGGGCATGGCGTGGGGCTACCAGCTCCAGGGCGAGACCGACCGTGCCTGCCTGTGTCACTTCGGCGACGGTGCGACCTCGGAGGGGGACTTCCACGAGGGCCTGAACTTCGCGGGCGTCTTCGACGCCCCCGCGGTGTTCGTCTGTAACAACAACCAGTGGGCCATCTCGGTCCCGCGCGAGAAGCAGACCGCCAGCGAGACCATCGCCCAGAAGGCCGACGGGTACGGCATCGAGGGCGTCCGAGTAGATGGGATGGACCCGCTGGCCGTCTACCAGGTGACCCGCGAGGCCATCCTGAAGGCGAAGAACCCCGGCCCCGACGAGTCCCGGCCGACGCTCATCGAGTCCGTCCAGTACCGCTACGGCGCACATACGACGGCCGACGACCCGAGCGTCTACCGCGACGGCGACGAGGCCGAGCGCTGGCGCGACTGGGACCCCGTCGACCGGCTGGAGGGCTACCTGCGTCGCGAGGATATCCTCGACGACGAGCTGGCGGCCGAGATAGACGAGGACATCGAGGCGGAGATCCAGGAGGCGATCCAGCGCGCCACGCAGACCTCCTCCGACCCGGAGGACATCGTCGACCACGTCTACGAGGAGAAGACGCCACAGCTGGAGCAACAGCTGGAGGAGCTGAACGAGTTGCGCGAGAAGTACGGCGACGACGCGCTCGTGGAGATGGGTGAGTGA
- a CDS encoding thiamine pyrophosphate-binding protein encodes MTTVSTQIVRTLEDMDVEYLFGYPGGRAIELLEELAHSDIEVVRPRDEREASVMAEMYGRYHQQPGVLTGQGPWIGSLGAIGQMEARLGSSPMVAITEASERGDYSTLAPYQQARGDYGGFSLPKILDGITKEWWFPRTANETLRSLQLSFKHATAGRPGPTAVILDGDAVTSEVPEGDVPPVWSPDRQTKNWESSPTDRDVAAAAEALSNAERPVIVAGNGVHVSQCYDELQAVAEAYDAVVATSYLGKSTIPETHERAAGVIGSFGHEGANQVVSEADTLLVVGCRMNPMDTNWQAESFIRPDEQTIVHADIDTRNAGWVYPADVGLIGDAGESLAALVTAGAGENGWALDRAAEAREDFHVPECDSDQSPILPQRAVQAISDVVDEDTIVTADSGNNRFWLLNYLQTPAVRTYFGSGGVGGMGWATPAAVSAAITTDKDVIGVAGDGGFTMTMTSVETAVEYGVAPTFVVLNDTSLGMVRQMDDSIPGVEFHDTDFATVVEGFGAEGIRVTDPADLDDRLAEAKASDVPTVLDVRIDREPDMVETLQSSFYAEVGGLHE; translated from the coding sequence ATGACTACGGTAAGCACCCAGATCGTTCGGACCCTTGAGGACATGGACGTCGAGTACCTGTTCGGCTACCCCGGTGGCCGGGCAATCGAGCTACTGGAGGAACTCGCCCACTCGGACATCGAGGTCGTCCGCCCGCGCGACGAGCGCGAGGCGAGCGTCATGGCCGAGATGTACGGCCGCTACCACCAGCAGCCCGGTGTCCTCACCGGCCAGGGCCCGTGGATCGGCAGCCTCGGCGCCATCGGCCAGATGGAGGCGCGGCTCGGCTCCTCGCCCATGGTCGCCATCACCGAGGCCTCCGAGCGTGGCGACTACTCCACACTCGCCCCCTACCAGCAGGCCCGGGGCGACTACGGCGGCTTCTCCCTCCCGAAGATCCTCGACGGCATCACCAAGGAGTGGTGGTTCCCGCGCACCGCGAACGAGACACTTCGCAGCCTCCAGCTCTCGTTCAAGCACGCCACTGCGGGCCGCCCAGGGCCGACCGCGGTCATCCTCGACGGCGACGCCGTCACCAGCGAGGTCCCCGAGGGCGACGTGCCCCCGGTCTGGTCGCCGGACCGCCAGACGAAGAACTGGGAGTCGAGTCCGACCGACCGTGACGTTGCGGCCGCCGCCGAGGCGCTCTCCAACGCGGAGCGACCCGTCATCGTCGCCGGGAACGGGGTCCACGTCTCGCAATGCTACGACGAACTGCAGGCCGTCGCGGAGGCCTACGACGCGGTCGTCGCCACCTCCTACCTCGGGAAGTCCACGATTCCGGAGACCCACGAGCGTGCCGCCGGCGTCATCGGCTCGTTCGGCCACGAGGGCGCGAACCAGGTCGTCTCCGAGGCCGATACCCTCCTCGTCGTCGGCTGCCGGATGAACCCGATGGACACCAACTGGCAGGCGGAATCCTTCATCCGCCCCGACGAGCAGACCATCGTCCACGCCGACATCGACACCCGCAACGCCGGCTGGGTCTACCCCGCCGACGTGGGTCTCATCGGCGACGCCGGGGAGTCGCTGGCCGCACTGGTGACGGCCGGTGCCGGCGAGAACGGCTGGGCGCTGGACCGTGCTGCCGAGGCACGCGAGGACTTCCACGTGCCCGAGTGCGACTCGGACCAGTCGCCCATCCTCCCCCAGCGCGCCGTGCAGGCCATCTCCGACGTGGTCGACGAGGACACCATCGTCACCGCCGACTCGGGGAACAACCGCTTCTGGTTGCTGAACTACCTCCAGACCCCGGCGGTCCGGACCTACTTCGGCTCCGGCGGCGTCGGCGGCATGGGCTGGGCGACCCCGGCCGCCGTCTCCGCGGCCATCACGACCGACAAGGACGTCATCGGGGTGGCGGGCGACGGCGGATTCACCATGACGATGACCTCGGTCGAGACCGCGGTCGAGTACGGCGTCGCGCCGACGTTCGTCGTGCTCAACGACACGTCTCTGGGCATGGTCCGCCAGATGGACGACTCCATCCCCGGCGTGGAGTTCCACGACACCGACTTCGCCACCGTCGTCGAGGGCTTCGGCGCAGAGGGCATCCGCGTGACCGACCCGGCCGACCTCGACGACCGGCTCGCCGAAGCGAAGGCGTCGGACGTACCGACCGTCCTCGACGTGCGTATCGACCGCGAACCCGACATGGTCGAGACGCTGCAGTCCTCCTTCTACGCCGAGGTCGGCGGTCTGCACGAGTAG
- a CDS encoding NAD-dependent epimerase/dehydratase family protein, which translates to MADTETVLVTGGTGFIGSYVSKEFVDHGHDVVAYDLSTDDRILSKLDIADDVEIRRGDVTDPTDVVNAVAETGASRIVHLAALLTNTAESNPRAALKVNVEGTSNIFEAARTLDDQVERVAWASSAAVYAPPSNYDDGSDWWVTEDDLVYADTLYGATKEYNEHQARVYNEEYGVDHVAIRPTVAYGPYRETGGSAFLANIVEKPALGESFSVEYGDQEIDWQHVEDIAQAFRLAAFTPEDDLSQRIYNVRGELATIREAAETVESIVPDADLTVSDEGELPWTQRLDMTAFQEDTGYEVQYDLESGFRKYIDVLREENGLEPL; encoded by the coding sequence ATGGCAGACACCGAGACGGTACTCGTTACCGGTGGCACCGGCTTCATCGGCTCGTACGTATCGAAGGAGTTCGTCGACCACGGCCACGACGTGGTCGCCTACGACCTCTCGACCGACGACCGCATCCTGTCGAAGCTCGACATCGCGGACGACGTCGAGATCCGCCGGGGGGACGTGACCGACCCGACCGACGTGGTCAACGCGGTCGCCGAGACTGGCGCGAGCCGTATCGTCCACCTCGCCGCACTGCTCACGAACACGGCCGAATCCAACCCACGCGCCGCCCTGAAGGTCAACGTCGAGGGGACGAGCAACATCTTCGAGGCCGCGCGCACCCTCGACGACCAGGTCGAGCGCGTCGCCTGGGCGTCCTCCGCCGCGGTCTACGCCCCACCCTCGAACTACGACGACGGCTCCGACTGGTGGGTCACCGAGGACGACCTCGTCTACGCCGACACGCTCTACGGCGCGACCAAGGAGTACAACGAACACCAGGCGCGGGTGTACAACGAGGAGTACGGCGTCGACCACGTGGCCATCCGTCCCACGGTCGCCTACGGCCCCTACCGCGAGACGGGCGGGAGCGCGTTCCTCGCGAACATCGTCGAGAAGCCCGCGCTCGGGGAGTCCTTCTCGGTGGAGTACGGCGACCAGGAGATCGACTGGCAGCACGTCGAGGACATCGCCCAGGCGTTCCGCCTCGCGGCCTTCACGCCCGAGGACGACCTCTCCCAGCGTATCTACAACGTGCGCGGCGAACTCGCGACCATCCGCGAGGCTGCCGAGACCGTCGAGAGCATCGTCCCGGACGCCGACCTCACGGTCTCCGACGAGGGTGAACTCCCCTGGACCCAGCGCCTCGACATGACCGCGTTCCAGGAGGACACCGGGTACGAGGTGCAGTACGACCTCGAATCCGGCTTCCGCAAGTACATCGACGTGCTACGCGAGGAGAACGGCCTCGAACCGCTCTAG
- a CDS encoding HD domain-containing protein: MATDTTRSEYETQVREAYPELERIESDELREQVVEAWCLGLERGGWQDIADIPYAWNIHEVTNVEHVRGVTKIALESAEVQRDFHGADPDIDTIVAACLLHDVGKCYEYVDFVDAELLGEPDREHYASEEIPHSISGYALAHEVGVPLDVQRAIPHFLGEVPTRTLEAELVKSANSASSNAITQSAMGITLKEWVDEYSQTQN; the protein is encoded by the coding sequence ATGGCTACTGACACCACCCGGTCGGAGTACGAGACGCAGGTCCGGGAGGCCTACCCGGAACTCGAGCGCATCGAGAGCGACGAGTTGCGCGAGCAGGTCGTCGAGGCGTGGTGTCTCGGGCTCGAACGCGGCGGCTGGCAGGACATCGCGGACATCCCCTACGCCTGGAACATCCACGAGGTGACCAACGTCGAGCACGTCCGCGGCGTCACGAAGATCGCCCTGGAGTCCGCCGAGGTCCAGCGCGACTTCCACGGCGCGGACCCCGACATCGACACCATCGTCGCGGCCTGCCTGCTCCACGACGTGGGCAAGTGCTACGAGTACGTGGACTTCGTCGACGCCGAACTCCTCGGAGAGCCCGACCGCGAGCACTACGCCAGCGAGGAGATTCCCCACTCGATCTCCGGCTACGCGCTCGCCCACGAGGTCGGCGTTCCGCTGGACGTCCAGCGCGCGATTCCGCACTTCCTCGGCGAGGTCCCGACCAGAACGCTCGAGGCCGAGCTGGTCAAGAGCGCGAACTCGGCCTCCTCGAACGCCATCACCCAGTCCGCGATGGGCATCACGCTCAAGGAGTGGGTGGACGAGTACAGCCAGACGCAGAACTAG
- a CDS encoding EthD domain-containing protein yields MYKHVALLVRQDDLTHEEFMDYWRNEHSPLAKDIEGVVRYQTVYPTDPENAEFDGIAELYFETLDDLHEALGSEGSRDYDPTREVAAKAREDVNNFLAVDERPRFIGEEKVWKDEVDGDTEGLYKHSAFLVRKDGMTHEEFRDYWENNHSPLAKDIEGVVRYQTVYPTDPENAEFDGVAELYFETLDDLHEALGSEGSRDYDPTREVAAKAREDVNNFLAVNERPRFIGQETLWKNEIADHDGY; encoded by the coding sequence ATGTACAAGCACGTTGCCCTGCTCGTCCGCCAGGACGACCTGACGCACGAGGAGTTCATGGACTACTGGCGAAACGAGCACTCGCCGCTGGCGAAGGACATCGAGGGCGTCGTTCGCTACCAGACGGTGTACCCGACGGACCCGGAGAACGCCGAGTTCGACGGAATCGCGGAGCTGTACTTCGAGACACTGGACGACCTGCACGAGGCCCTGGGCAGCGAGGGGTCGCGTGACTACGACCCGACGCGCGAGGTCGCCGCCAAGGCCCGCGAGGACGTGAACAACTTCCTCGCGGTCGACGAGCGTCCCCGCTTCATCGGCGAGGAGAAGGTCTGGAAGGACGAGGTCGACGGCGACACGGAGGGCCTGTACAAGCACTCGGCCTTCCTCGTCCGAAAGGATGGGATGACCCACGAGGAGTTCCGAGACTACTGGGAGAACAACCACTCGCCGCTGGCGAAGGACATCGAGGGCGTCGTCCGCTACCAGACCGTCTATCCGACGGACCCGGAGAACGCCGAGTTCGACGGGGTGGCCGAACTCTACTTCGAGACGCTGGACGACCTGCACGAGGCGCTCGGCAGCGAGGGGTCGCGTGACTACGACCCGACGCGCGAGGTCGCCGCCAAGGCCCGCGAGGACGTGAACAACTTCCTCGCCGTGAACGAGCGCCCGCGGTTCATCGGGCAGGAGACCCTCTGGAAGAACGAGATCGCCGACCACGATGGCTACTGA
- a CDS encoding IclR family transcriptional regulator, protein MEPDDRPNRTVTTTESSIRILESLKERPGQTLADLTENLDIARSTIHRHLLTLEANDLVVRDEERGTFSLGLRFLDFGHRAREHVGFFEVGREYVDRLAEETGEKVWLIAKEGDFSVHLYKAHGENPLETSAKVGQRRNLHQLAAGKAILASLPEDELEAILDRRGLSETTENTITTPEDLREELATIRDRGYAFNIGESITGLNAIGAPIRDEDGYPIGAISISGPANRVKGDLLKEELPDKLLAALDEIHIRLRYSESE, encoded by the coding sequence ATGGAACCGGACGACCGGCCGAACCGAACGGTCACGACGACCGAATCCTCTATCCGTATCCTCGAGTCGCTCAAGGAGCGCCCCGGTCAGACGCTCGCCGACCTGACCGAGAACCTCGACATCGCGCGCAGTACCATCCACCGGCACCTGCTGACGCTGGAGGCGAACGACCTCGTCGTCCGCGACGAGGAACGAGGCACCTTCTCGCTCGGCCTGCGCTTCCTGGACTTCGGGCACCGCGCCCGCGAACACGTCGGGTTCTTCGAGGTCGGCCGGGAGTACGTCGACCGGCTCGCCGAGGAGACCGGCGAGAAGGTCTGGCTCATCGCCAAGGAGGGCGACTTCAGCGTCCACCTGTACAAGGCCCACGGGGAGAACCCGCTGGAGACGTCCGCGAAGGTCGGCCAGCGCCGGAACCTCCACCAGCTCGCCGCCGGGAAGGCCATCCTCGCGTCCCTTCCCGAGGACGAACTCGAGGCCATCCTCGACCGGCGTGGCCTCTCCGAGACCACGGAGAATACCATCACCACGCCCGAGGACCTGCGCGAGGAACTGGCGACCATCCGCGACCGCGGCTACGCGTTCAACATCGGCGAGTCCATCACCGGCCTGAACGCCATCGGCGCCCCGATCCGCGACGAGGACGGCTACCCCATCGGCGCCATCAGCATCTCGGGGCCGGCGAACCGGGTCAAGGGGGACCTGCTGAAGGAGGAACTGCCGGACAAGCTACTGGCCGCCCTCGACGAGATCCACATCAGGCTCCGCTACTCGGAATCCGAGTGA
- a CDS encoding ArsR family transcriptional regulator: MPCNAQRNAQPWERAAEALAEYPPSVKFVAKVLDVEGELSQQRLVEETLLPVRTVRYAVNTLEQDGHLESRHCFRDARKRLYSLDLD; encoded by the coding sequence ATGCCCTGTAATGCACAGCGGAACGCCCAGCCCTGGGAACGGGCAGCAGAAGCACTCGCAGAGTACCCGCCGAGCGTCAAGTTCGTCGCGAAGGTACTCGACGTGGAGGGGGAGCTCAGTCAACAGCGGCTCGTCGAAGAGACGCTCTTGCCGGTCCGGACGGTCCGGTACGCGGTCAACACCCTCGAACAGGACGGTCATCTCGAATCTCGCCACTGCTTCCGGGACGCACGGAAGCGACTCTACTCGCTCGACCTCGACTGA
- a CDS encoding universal stress protein → MRLLVAMDGSDAAENALTYAADICDATGGSITVVHAVNPAVYDTGGSAPISTLSDADRRLVVERIEDAEHRGEQHLSRATELAGDLGVSVETELLYGDPVHVITDYAEDADFDTIVVGHRGRSGRADSMLGSVAKQIVERATVPVTVVR, encoded by the coding sequence ATGAGACTCCTCGTCGCCATGGATGGGTCAGACGCTGCAGAGAACGCACTCACCTACGCCGCGGACATCTGCGACGCGACGGGCGGCTCCATCACCGTCGTGCACGCGGTGAACCCGGCGGTGTACGACACCGGTGGAAGCGCGCCGATATCGACGCTCTCGGACGCGGACCGACGCCTCGTCGTCGAGCGGATCGAAGACGCCGAGCACCGGGGCGAACAGCACCTCTCGCGGGCGACCGAGCTCGCAGGCGACCTCGGCGTCAGCGTCGAGACGGAACTGCTGTACGGCGACCCAGTCCACGTCATCACCGACTACGCCGAGGACGCCGACTTCGACACCATCGTGGTCGGCCACCGGGGGCGCTCCGGGCGCGCGGATTCGATGCTCGGGAGCGTCGCGAAGCAGATCGTCGAGCGCGCGACCGTCCCGGTCACGGTCGTCCGCTGA
- a CDS encoding lysylphosphatidylglycerol synthase transmembrane domain-containing protein: MASSQLRHTLVGFVAAGVVFAVMFWLLDARAVVAAASRADLGLIGLVAAAILCWNLSWGVVFWQVLGAVGTDTRLPTAVVINAAGAFANHVTPFGQAGGEPVTAWLVTRRTGTDYEVSLAAVASFDAINVVPSLTLAVVGGFYYLFTVPGVVDFDALSTLALLVAAAVVGASLVWQYGRDNEARLLATVAAGVRTVASRIPRVSVPDSDAVIGRIRGFGDAVARVAGDRRRLVAALCFSALGWGLQATGMWVAFLALDAPIPLYVPLFVVPLSAFGSIVPTPGGLGGVETISIALVTLVTGVSAPTVAAAVTIHSVGGYMLTTTVGAGATAVIGVGSGPQDD; this comes from the coding sequence GTGGCCTCGAGTCAACTGCGGCACACACTGGTCGGTTTCGTCGCGGCCGGAGTCGTCTTCGCGGTCATGTTCTGGCTGCTGGACGCGAGGGCCGTCGTGGCAGCCGCGAGCAGGGCCGACCTCGGACTCATCGGGCTCGTCGCGGCAGCGATCCTCTGCTGGAACCTCTCGTGGGGGGTCGTCTTCTGGCAGGTGCTCGGCGCCGTCGGGACCGACACCCGCCTGCCGACCGCCGTCGTCATCAACGCCGCCGGAGCGTTCGCGAACCACGTCACGCCCTTCGGGCAGGCCGGCGGCGAACCCGTGACCGCCTGGCTCGTGACCCGCCGGACCGGGACCGACTACGAGGTCAGCCTCGCCGCGGTCGCCAGTTTCGATGCCATCAACGTCGTGCCATCGCTCACGCTGGCGGTCGTCGGAGGGTTCTACTACCTGTTCACGGTCCCCGGGGTGGTCGACTTCGACGCGCTGTCGACCCTCGCGTTACTGGTCGCCGCCGCGGTCGTCGGTGCCTCTCTCGTGTGGCAGTACGGCCGGGACAACGAGGCCAGGCTGCTGGCGACCGTCGCGGCCGGCGTCAGGACTGTCGCCAGCCGGATTCCCCGGGTCAGCGTCCCCGACAGTGACGCGGTCATCGGCCGCATCCGCGGGTTCGGCGACGCGGTCGCTCGCGTCGCAGGCGACAGGCGACGGCTGGTCGCCGCGCTCTGTTTCTCGGCGCTCGGGTGGGGCCTGCAGGCCACCGGCATGTGGGTGGCGTTCCTCGCCCTCGACGCGCCGATTCCGCTCTACGTCCCGCTGTTCGTCGTGCCACTCAGCGCGTTCGGCAGCATCGTCCCGACGCCGGGTGGACTCGGTGGTGTCGAGACAATCAGCATCGCCCTGGTGACGCTCGTGACCGGGGTCTCGGCGCCCACCGTGGCTGCCGCGGTGACGATACACAGCGTCGGCGGCTACATGCTGACGACCACGGTCGGCGCAGGGGCGACGGCCGTGATCGGAGTGGGGTCGGGCCCACAGGACGATTGA